AAGGTTGCGGCACGCTGGGTGAAGGAGCACTCGACTCCTGAGCAGCGGATTGCGTATGGCGAGATCGGCGCGCTGGCCTACTTCTCCGAGCGTCCGGTGGATGACCTCATGGGGCTGACGACACCGCGATCCCTGCCGTTCGTCCTCGCCGGAGATGGTGAGGGGGCCTTTCTCGCGTCTCCGCCAGACTTCTTCTTCGAGCACCCCGACGGGCCCCATCGGGGTTTGGTGCATCGAAAGTGGTTCCGAGACGGCTACGCGCTCGTCGCGACGATTCCAGGTGAGCCAGGAGATCCGGGTGAGATGCGGATATTCCGGCGGAAAGAGGTGGCGCTGCTTCCACCACCGAGGCCGCCGCGGGAGCGGTGAGTTGGCCCCCGGGGATCGTTTTATTCCCGACTCCAGCTGGGAGACTTCGAGCGAGACAAGAATAGGTACCAGTGAAGGAAGAAAGGGGGGAACGATTGACACCCCTTGGATCGCAGGCCTATGCTGACGCCAATAGCTCGCTCACACAGGCTGGATTGCGGCCGAATCGAGAGGCGGAGGAAGCCTTGCCTTCGCCGAAGCCTATTGGCCTGGCCCCATGGCCGGACCGAGAGGCCTCGGAACGCCTGGAGTCCGAACCGGCCAGCGTGGGCGAATTCACCCCCTGAATCGATGGAAAGTGAGGAGACCGATGAGCCGATCCACCAACGCTCCAACTTTTGCTGTCTGGGTCATCTGCCTGATCCTGTTTGTGATTGCCCTGCTCGTAACCTTTGGCGTGCTCTCGGTCGGGGTGCCTCTACTTCCCTGGACTTGGATCATCGGCTTCGGCCTGCTGCTCCTCGCCTGCCAGCTGAAGGGTCTCTAGCGAAGGGCCTCTAGCGCCTTTGCTTCTGGGAGTCGCCCCGGCTGCGGCCGGGGCGCTCCTGCGCGCCTCGATCTTCCCCACTCCCCTCCTCCTCCCTTCTCTGCACCGGCTCCGCCGCTCCTCTCCGAGCTGATACCATCGTCCCGTACGCGCTCTGAGTCGCCATGACCGGCGGCCGGTCTCTTCTCTTCACTGGAATTTCTATCGCGAGGCTGGGTATGGCCAGTACTGAACCCTATCGACCCAAGCATCCCGTTCGCATCGTCACCTCCGCCGCCCTCTTCGACGGCCACGATGCGTCCATCAACATCATGCGCCGCATGCTCCAGGCCACCGGTGCCGAGGTCATTCACCTGGGCCACAACCGCAGCGTCGAGGATGTGGTGGATGCCGCCATCCAGGAGGATGCCCAGGGCATCGCCATCTCCAGCTATCAGGGCGGCCACATGGAGTACCTGACCTATATGCGCTCCATGCTCGACGAGCGCGGCGCGCAGCACGTGCGCATCTATGGCGGCGGCGGCGGGGTGATCGTGCCGCGGGAGATCGAAGAGCTGCACGAGAAGGGCATCGACCGGGTCTTCTCGCCGGAGGACGGCCGACGGCTGGGGCTCCAGGGGATGATCAACCAGGTGGTGGAGGGCTGCGACTACGATCTGCGGGAAAAGAATCCCCAGCTGGAAGCGGCCAAGCTCAACGGCAGCTATCTGCCCCTCGCCCGCCGGTTGACGGTGGCAGAGCTGGAAGGTGTCAGCAGCGCGGCAGAAGAAAAGAAAGTTCCGGTGGTGGGCATCACCGGTACCGGCGGCGCCGGCAAGAGCAGCCTCACCGACGAGCTGGTGCGCCGTTTTCTCCAGGACTTCGGCGACAAGCGGGTAGCCATCCTCTGCGTCGACCCTACCCGCCGGCGCACCGGCGGTGCGCTGCTAGGGGACCGCATCCGTTTCAACAGCCTGCGCAACTCCCGAGCCTACATGCGCTCCCTGGCCACCCGCGGCGCCCGCGGCGAGGTTTCGGAGTCTCTGGAAGACGTGCTGGCGGAGCTGCGCCGGGGACCCTTCGACCTGATCTTCCTGGAGACCGCCGGTATCGGCCAGGGAGACAACGCCATCACCGAGGTCAGCGACCTCTCTCTCTACGTGATGACCGCCGAATACGGCGCCCCCAGCCAGCTGGAAAAGATCGAGATGCTCGACTACGCCGACCTGGTGGCGATCAATAAATTCACCCGCCGCGGCAGCCAGGACGCCCTGCGGGACGTGCGCAAGCAATTCCAGCGCAACCGCGAGCTCTTCGACACGGCCCCGGAGCAGCTCCCCATCTTCGGCACCAGCGCCGCCCACTTCAACGACCGTGGGGTCAACGCTCTCTACGCCCATCTGGTGCAGCAGCTTTCGCAGCGCTTCGACCTCGAGTGGAGCAGCTCCTTCCCCGCCGACGAGGTACGGGTCACCGACCGCAGCCAGCACATCATTCCTCCGGAGCGGGACCGCTACCTGAGCGAGATCGCCCAAGCTTGCCGCGAGTATCGCCGTTGGGCTCGAGAGCAGGCGGAAGTGGCCGCCGATCTGGAAGCGCTGGAGCGTTCTGTGCAGCTTCTGGCGGACACCTCAGCTACCGACCACCCGATCTTCACCGCCTACGGCGACGCTCCGGTAGGAGCTTCCGCCGCCGCCGGGGACTTGATGGCCGAGCACGACCGCCTGCTCCAGCGCCTCGATGCTCGGTGTGTCTCGCTGCTTCAAGGCTGGCAGGAGCTGCAGGACCGCTACGCCGCCGACGAATTCGTCTACCGCGTGCGGGACCGCGAGGTGCGGGTGCCCAACCACCGCATCACCCTCTCCGACAACAAGGTCTCCAAGGTCGCCTGGCCCCGCTTCCGCAGCGCCGGCGACCGCCTCTACTGGCGTCTGACGGAGAATCTCCCCGGCGAGTATCCCTTCACCGCCGGCGTCTTCCCCTTCAAGCGTCAGGCCGAAGACCCCACCCGCATGTTCGCCGGCGAGGGCCCGGCGGAGCGCACCAACCGGCGCTTCCATTACCTCGCCGACGGCCAGCCCGCCAAGCGCCTGTCCACCGCCTTCGACTCCATCACCCTCTACGGCGAGGATCCGGGGCATCGGCCGGACATCTACGGCAAGATCGGCGAGAGCGGGGTGAGCATCTTCACCGTCGAGGAAGCGGAGCGGCTCTACGCCGGCTTCGACCTCTGCGAGCCCACCACCTCGGTGTCCATGACCATCAACGGGCCGGCTCCGACGGTCCTCGCCTTCTTCTTCAACACCGCCGTCCGGCAGCGCTGCCGGCGCTTCCTGCGGGAAGAAGGGCGGCTGGAGATCACCGAGGAACAGGTGCTGCAGCCCGACGCCGAGCGCGGCGCCACCTGGGCACAGACCCGCACCCTGCTCTCCGAGGAGGAGTATCAGCAGCTGCGGGAAGAGGCGCTGAAGCGGGTGCGGGGCACGGTACAGGCGGACATCCTGAAGGAGGATCAGGGGCAGAACACCTGCATCTTCTCCACCGAATTCTCCCTGCGCCTGATGGGCGACGTGCAGCAATTCTTCATCGACCACGGGGTGCGCAACTTCTATAGCGTCTCCATCAGCGGCTACCACATCGCCGAGGCCGGGGCGAACCCCATCCACCAGCTCGCCTTCACCCTCGCC
The nucleotide sequence above comes from Acidobacteriota bacterium. Encoded proteins:
- the icmF gene encoding fused isobutyryl-CoA mutase/GTPase IcmF gives rise to the protein MASTEPYRPKHPVRIVTSAALFDGHDASINIMRRMLQATGAEVIHLGHNRSVEDVVDAAIQEDAQGIAISSYQGGHMEYLTYMRSMLDERGAQHVRIYGGGGGVIVPREIEELHEKGIDRVFSPEDGRRLGLQGMINQVVEGCDYDLREKNPQLEAAKLNGSYLPLARRLTVAELEGVSSAAEEKKVPVVGITGTGGAGKSSLTDELVRRFLQDFGDKRVAILCVDPTRRRTGGALLGDRIRFNSLRNSRAYMRSLATRGARGEVSESLEDVLAELRRGPFDLIFLETAGIGQGDNAITEVSDLSLYVMTAEYGAPSQLEKIEMLDYADLVAINKFTRRGSQDALRDVRKQFQRNRELFDTAPEQLPIFGTSAAHFNDRGVNALYAHLVQQLSQRFDLEWSSSFPADEVRVTDRSQHIIPPERDRYLSEIAQACREYRRWAREQAEVAADLEALERSVQLLADTSATDHPIFTAYGDAPVGASAAAGDLMAEHDRLLQRLDARCVSLLQGWQELQDRYAADEFVYRVRDREVRVPNHRITLSDNKVSKVAWPRFRSAGDRLYWRLTENLPGEYPFTAGVFPFKRQAEDPTRMFAGEGPAERTNRRFHYLADGQPAKRLSTAFDSITLYGEDPGHRPDIYGKIGESGVSIFTVEEAERLYAGFDLCEPTTSVSMTINGPAPTVLAFFFNTAVRQRCRRFLREEGRLEITEEQVLQPDAERGATWAQTRTLLSEEEYQQLREEALKRVRGTVQADILKEDQGQNTCIFSTEFSLRLMGDVQQFFIDHGVRNFYSVSISGYHIAEAGANPIHQLAFTLANGFTYVEYYLSRGMDIDRFAPNLSYFFSNGMDAEYSVIGRVARRVWAVALDRIYGASERAQKLKYHIQTSGRSLHAMEIDFNDIRTTLQALLATYDNAQSLHTNAYDEAITTPTEESVRRAMAIQLIINKEFGLVMCENATQGSFIIEELTDLVEEAVLKEFDRLTERGGVLGAMELQYQRGEIQADSLKYEHLKHSGELPIIGVNTFLPKKVEEASEPAEIALSRASKDEKELCIQRLETFHQDHAEA